Proteins from a single region of bacterium CG_4_10_14_0_2_um_filter_33_32:
- the dnaA gene encoding chromosomal replication initiator protein DnaA, with translation MDKQQIWATVLGELELSLSKANFTTWFKNTSVLDYDTKKVTIAVPNTFTKDWLKKKYEANILEALKNVIGGVEKIEYEVKSPMEIKEVKLHTETKQELPEEKPLNYSINPRYTFESFIVGNSNKLAHAACLGVAKSPGKKYNPLFIYGGVGLGKTHLIQGIGNEILQQSPKKKVLYIPSEKFVNDFIASISSQRTNDFKNKYRNVDVLMIDDIQFLAGKESTQEEFFHTFNTLYELNKQIVLSSDRPPRALNTLEERIRSRFEGGMIVDIQAPDLETRIAILSAKCKSKDIKMPIEVMEFIAQSIQQNVRELEGALTRVVAYSELNNTSPSIEVAKSSLETVLSRSKNRTIKIQEVLDAVSISFDIRIKDLLSPKRNKEIVLPRQIIMYLLREDLHLSFPQIAKALGGRDHTTIMHGYRKMKNLIKEKDTLRHDIDAVKDKIYTI, from the coding sequence ATGGATAAACAACAAATTTGGGCAACGGTATTAGGAGAATTAGAACTATCCTTAAGTAAAGCTAACTTTACCACTTGGTTTAAAAACACCTCTGTTTTAGATTATGACACAAAAAAAGTAACCATAGCTGTACCAAATACTTTTACAAAAGATTGGCTAAAGAAAAAGTACGAAGCCAATATATTGGAAGCCCTCAAAAATGTTATAGGTGGGGTAGAAAAAATAGAATACGAGGTTAAATCTCCGATGGAAATAAAGGAAGTCAAGCTTCACACCGAAACAAAACAGGAATTACCAGAAGAAAAACCATTAAACTATTCTATAAATCCAAGATACACCTTTGAAAGCTTTATTGTTGGAAACTCCAATAAGCTTGCGCACGCTGCTTGTTTGGGTGTTGCAAAATCCCCTGGCAAAAAATATAACCCTCTTTTTATTTATGGAGGGGTGGGACTGGGAAAAACTCATTTAATCCAAGGTATCGGTAATGAAATATTACAGCAATCACCAAAGAAAAAGGTTCTTTATATACCATCAGAAAAATTCGTTAATGATTTTATTGCATCCATTAGCTCACAAAGAACAAATGACTTCAAAAACAAATATAGAAACGTAGATGTTTTGATGATTGACGATATTCAGTTTTTAGCTGGAAAGGAAAGCACACAAGAAGAGTTTTTCCATACTTTTAACACTTTATATGAGCTGAATAAACAGATTGTACTATCCAGTGATAGACCTCCCAGGGCCCTAAATACACTAGAGGAAAGAATCCGCTCTAGATTTGAAGGAGGTATGATTGTAGATATTCAAGCTCCAGACTTGGAAACCAGAATTGCAATTTTATCAGCTAAATGTAAAAGCAAGGATATAAAAATGCCAATAGAGGTTATGGAATTTATAGCTCAAAGCATACAACAAAATGTAAGGGAGTTAGAGGGGGCGCTTACAAGAGTAGTTGCTTACAGTGAACTGAATAACACTTCCCCTTCTATAGAAGTTGCAAAATCATCCCTGGAAACGGTGTTAAGCAGGTCAAAAAATCGAACAATAAAAATTCAAGAGGTTTTAGACGCAGTTTCAATATCTTTTGATATACGAATAAAAGATTTATTAAGCCCCAAAAGAAATAAAGAAATAGTATTGCCAAGACAAATTATTATGTATTTATTAAGAGAGGACCTTCACTTGTCTTTTCCTCAAATAGCAAAAGCCCTGGGAGGTAGAGATCACACAACAATAATGCATGGGTATAGGAAAATGAAAAACTTAATTAAAGAAAAGGATACATTAAGACACGATATAGATGCAGTAAAAGACAAAATTTACACAATATAG